A region from the Drosophila ananassae strain 14024-0371.13 chromosome 2L, ASM1763931v2, whole genome shotgun sequence genome encodes:
- the LOC116656557 gene encoding uncharacterized protein LOC116656557 isoform X3, which produces MKWIFFAVIFSILGLSICGPDCGACDRRIEYLCGKTVRNREEVYCTFSNPCEMNRRACLNREEWRKFSTGRCTRDSPACTQ; this is translated from the exons ATGAAGTGGATCTTCTTCGCAGTTATTTTTTCCATCCTAGGATTGTCAATATGTGGACCTGATTGTGGTGCCTGCGATCGGCGTATAGAGTATCTATGCGGTAAGACGGTGAGAAATCGTGAAGAGGTGTATTGCACTTTTTCAAATCCCTGTGAGATGAATCGGCGAGCTTGCCTAAATAGGGAAG AGTGGCGGAAATTTTCAACAGGTCGATGCACACGCGACTCGCCTGCTTGCACACAGTAA